A DNA window from Nerophis lumbriciformis linkage group LG33, RoL_Nlum_v2.1, whole genome shotgun sequence contains the following coding sequences:
- the enkd1 gene encoding enkurin domain-containing protein 1: MCEGRSSICGPIPPDPSLFPQYYNRPASAQDLREGIRGGTLALLSGPLAPDPVLHPDCYNARTSARHPRISPNASHIQERGQRGVVRELLKLDIFPTTEISKPKERKSDFRKENVRRLRDIQRRCKELEAERARSTPVKALWTSPKYQNVPSKFMTNLQVSSPTVKPQCQDFLRSHSNNKCQPLPRPRSASSVNLHRSKSCSPIGEDNLQLQVRGQSIDFIKYNAKAAGKTMQRSQSMINLRDKPVASAVIGQVPHYLEERKKQWREEEERRRKNAVNPSIPPGHTLMADSERQDALKSLKESHRTLVTELLLLPLKADNLGVRTRRTHLDRKLSEIEEAIKIFSRDKVYVKINS; this comes from the exons ATGTGTGAGGGGCGCTCATCAATATGTGGACCTATACCTCCGGACCCATCGCTGTTTCCCCAGTACTACAACAGACCTGCTTCAG CTCAAGATCTCCGAGAGGGAATCAGAGGCGGCACGTTAGCCCTACTCTCAGGACCCCTGGCTCCGGATCCTGTTCTGCACCCTGATTGCTACAACGCTCGTACCTCAGCACGTCACCCACGTATCAGCCCCAATGCCTCCCACATCCAGGAACGAGGTCAGAGAGGTGTCGTGAGGGAGCTACTTAAACTAGACATATTTCCCACAACAGAGATTTCTAAACCAA AAGAACGCAAGAGTGACTTTCGCAAAGAGAATGTCCGTCGTCTTCGGGATATCCAGAGACGTTGTAAAGAACTGGAAGCTGAGAGAGCCCGTTCCACTCCAGTCAAAGCTCTCTGGACTTCACCCAAATACCAGAATGTTCCATCCAAGTTCATGACAAACCTACAG GTTTCCAGTCCGACTGTCAAACCGCAGTGTCAGGACTTCCTAAGGAGTCATTCTAACAATAAATGCCAGCCCCTGCCCAGACCACGCTCAGCGTCCTCTGTCAACTTGCACCGCTCCAAGTCTTGCTCACCTATAGGAGAGGACAATTTGCAA TTACAGGTTAGAGGTCAGAGCATAGACTTCATCAAGTACAATGCCAAAGCTGCGGGAAAGACGATGCAAAGATCTCAATCGATGATAAACCTTCGAGACAAACCAGTGGCCAGCGCTGTCATAGGCCAGGTGCCTCACTA CTTAGAGGAGAGGAAGAAGCAGTGGCGTGAAGAGGAGGAGCGGAGGAGGAAGAACGCAGTAAATCCTTCCATTCCACCTGGTCACACCTTAATGGCTGACAGCGAGAGGCAGGACGCTCTAAAGTCTCTCAAAGAGA GCCACCGCACTCTAGTGACAGAGCTGCTACTGCTGCCTCTCAAAGCTGACAATCTGGGCGTCCGCACACGCCGGACTCATCTTGATAGGAAACTTTCTGAGATCGAAGAGGCCATTAAAATATTTTCCAGAGATAAGGTTTATGTCAAAATAAATTCCTAA
- the polb gene encoding DNA polymerase beta: protein MSKRKAPQESLNEGITDFLVELANYEKNVNRAIHKYNAYRKAASTIAKYPNKIRNGEEAKKLDGVGAKIAEKIDEFLQTGTLRKLEKIRNDDTSSSINFLTRVTGIGPAAARKFFEEGVKSLEDLKKIEHKLNHHQKIGLQYFEDFEKRIPRAEMEKMETLILGELGKIDTVYIGTICGSYRRGAASSGDIDILLTHPDFTSQTEKKQPKLLHAVVEHLESIGFVTDTLSKGDTKFMGVCQLQQGDEDEEEYLHRRIDIRLIPKDQYYCGVLYFTGSDIFNKNMRTHALEKGFTLNEYTLRPLGVTGMAGEPLLVDSEKDIFDYIQYKYKEPKDRSE, encoded by the exons ATGAGCAAGAGAAAAGCCCCGCAAGAGTCACTAAACGAAGGAATAACAGACTTTCTTGTGG AGCTGGCTAACTACGAAAAGAACGTCAACAGGGCAATTCACAAGTACAATGCTTACAG GAAAGCAGCCTCAACAATTGCCAAGTATCCTAATAAGATCAGAAATGGTGAAGAAGCCAAGAAGCTG GATGGAGTGGGTGCTAAAATAGCTGAAAAGATTGACGAGTTCCTACAGACGGGAACACTACGGAAATTGGAAAAG atTCGAAATGATGACACCAGCTCTTCCATCAATTTTCTCACAAGAGTGACCGGAATCGG CCCAGCAGCTGCCAGGAAGTTTTTTGAAGAAGGCGTAAAGAGTCTTGAAG ATTTGAAGAAGATTGAACACAAGCTTAACCATCACCAGAAGATTGGACTCCA ATATTTTGAAGACTTTGAGAAAAGGATTCCGCGAGCTGAAATGGAAAAGATGGAG ACACTTATTCTTGGAGAGTTGGGGAAGATTGATACAGTCTACATAGGGACAATATGTGGAAGTTACAGGAGAG GCGCTGCCTCCAGTGGTGATATTGATATCTTGCTGACCCACCCTGACTTCACCTCTCAGACTGAGAAGAAGCAA CCTAAGCTTCTCCATGCTGTGGTAGAACATTTGGAGTCTATTGGTTTTGTGACCGACACGCTTTCCAAAGGGGACACCAAGTTCATG GGTGTCTGCCAGCTGCAGCAAGGAGATGAAGATGAGGAAGAATACCTTCACAGGCGCATTGATATCAG GTTAATCCCAAAGGACCAGTACTACTGTGGTGTTTTGTATTTCACTGGGAGTGATATCTTCAATAAAAACATGAGAACCCATGCTTTGGAGAAGGGCTTCACACTCAACGAGTACACCTTAAGACCACTTGGGGTCACTG GTATGGCAGGGGAGCCTCTTTTGGTGGATAGTGAAAAAGACATCTTTGATTACATCCAATACAAATACAAGGAGCCGAAGGATCGAAGTGAATAA
- the dynll1 gene encoding dynein light chain 1, cytoplasmic, translating into MSDRKAVIKNADMSEDMQQDAVECATQALEKYNIEKDIAAYIKKEFDKKYNPTWHCIVGRNFGSYVTHETKHFIYFYLGQVAILLFKSG; encoded by the exons ATGTCTGACAGGAAGGCGGTGATCAAGAACGCTGACATGTCTGAGGACATGCAGCAGGATGCGGTGGAGTGTGCCACACAGGCCCTGGAGAAGTACAACATCGAGAAAGACATCGCCGCCTATATCAAGAAG GAGTTTGACAAGAAATACAACCCAACTTGGCATTGTATCGTTGGAAGGAACTTTGGCAGCTATGTGACTCATGAGACCAAACACTTCATCTACTTCTACTTGGGCCAGGTGGCCATTCTGCTCTTCAAGTCTGGATGA